Proteins found in one Papio anubis isolate 15944 chromosome 13, Panubis1.0, whole genome shotgun sequence genomic segment:
- the ALDH1B1 gene encoding aldehyde dehydrogenase X, mitochondrial, protein MLRFLAPRLLCLQGRTARYSSAAALPSPILNPGISYNQLFINNEWQDAVSKKTFPTVNPTTGEVIGHVAEGDRADVDLAVKAAREAFRLGSPWRRMDASERGRLLNRLADLVERDRVYLASLETLDNGKPFQESYALDLDEVIKVYRYFAGWADKWHGKTIPMDGEHFCFTRHEPVGVCGQIIPWNFPLVMQGWKLAPALATGNTVVMKVAEQTPLSALYVASLIKEAGFPPGVVNIITGYGPTAGAAIAQHMDVDKVAFTGSTEVGHLIQKAAGDSNLKRVTLELGGKSPSIVLADADMEHAVEQCHEALFFNMGQCCCAGSRTFVEESIYNEFLERTVEKAKQRKVGNPFELDTQQGPQVDKEQFERVLGYIQLGQKEGAKLLCGGERFGERGFFIKPTVFGGVQDDMRIAKEEIFGPVQPLFKFKKIEEVIERANNTRYGLAAAVFTRDLDKAMYFTQALQAGTVWVNTYNIVTCHTPFGGFKESGNGRELGEDGLKAYTEVKTVTIKVPQKNS, encoded by the coding sequence ATGCTGCGCTTCCTGGCACCCCGGCTGCTTTGCCTGCAGGGCAGGACTGCCCGGTACTCCTCGGCAGCAGCCCTCCCAAGCCCCATTCTGAACCCAGGCATCTCCTACAACCAGCTGTTCATCAACAATGAATGGCAAGATGCAGTCAGCAAGAAGACTTTCCCGACGGTCAACCCTACCACCGGGGAGGTCATCGGGCACGTGGCTGAAGGTGACCGGGCTGATGTGGATCTGGCCGTGAAAGCAGCCCGGGAGGCCTTCCGCTTGGGGTCCCCATGGCGCCGGATGGATGCCTCTGAGCGGGGCCGGCTGCTGAACCGCCTGGCAGACCTAGTGGAGCGGGATCGAGTCTACTTGGCCTCACTGGAGACCTTGGACAATGGGAAGCCTTTTCAAGAGTCTTACGCCTTGGACTTGGATGAGGTCATCAAGGTGTATCGGTACTTTGCCGGCTGGGCTGACAAGTGGCATGGCAAGACGATCCCCATGGATGGTGAGCATTTCTGCTTCACCCGGCATGAGCCCGTTGGTGTCTGTGGCCAGATCATCCCGTGGAACTTTCCCTTGGTAATGCAGGGTTGGAAACTCGCCCCGGCGCTTGCCACAGGCAACACTGTGGTTATGAAGGTGGCAGAGCAGACACCCCTCTCTGCCCTGTACGTGGCCTCCCTCATCAAGGAGGCGGGCTTTCCCCCTGGGGTGGTGAACATCATCACGGGCTATGGCCCAACAGCAGGTGCGGCCATCGCGCAGCATATGGATGTTGACAAAGTTGCCTTCACCGGTTCCACCGAGGTAGGCCACCTGATCCAGAAAGCAGCTGGCGATTCCAACCTCAAGAGAGTCACCCTGGAGCTGGGCGGCAAGAGCCCCAGCATCGTGCTGGCCGATGCTGACATGGAGCACGCCGTAGAGCAGTGCCACGAAGCCCTGTTCTTCAACATGGGCCAGTGCTGCTGTGCTGGCTCCCGGACCTTTGTGGAAGAATCCATCTACAATGAGTTTCTCGAGAGAACCGTGGAGAAAGCAAAGCAGAGGAAAGTGGGGAACCCCTTTGAGCTGGACACCCAGCAGGGGCCTCAGGTGGACAAGGAGCAGTTTGAACGAGTCCTAGGCTACATCCAACTTGGCCAGAAGGAGGGTGCAAAACTGCTCTGTGGTGGAGAGCGTTTTGGGGAGCGTGGTTTCTTCATCAAGCCTACTGTCTTTGGTGGCGTGCAGGATGACATGAGGATCGCCAAAGAGGAGATCTTTGGGCCTGTGCAGCCCCTGTTCAAGTTCAAGAAGATTGAGGAGGTGATTGAGAGGGCCAACAACACTAGGTATGGCCTGGCTGCGGCTGTGTTCACCCGGGACCTGGACAAGGCCATGTACTTCACCCAGGCACTCCAGGCCGGGACCGTGTGGGTAAACACCTACAACATCGTCACCTGCCACACGCCATTTGGAGGGTTTAAGGAATCTGGAAACGGGAGGGAGCTGGGTGAGGATGGGCTTAAGGCCTACACAGAGGTGAAGACGGTCACCATCAAAGTTCCTCAGAAGAACTCGTAA